A stretch of the Terriglobia bacterium genome encodes the following:
- a CDS encoding sulfoxide reductase heme-binding subunit YedZ, which produces MKPLPEKFVRGLKLLAFVACLAPLGVLAWKGFHQDLGPNQVDVITRSTGKWTLTFLLITLSVTPLRKLARLAWLIRFRRMLGLFAFFYGCLHLTTYIWLDKFFDVHAMLHDIYKRRFITAGMTAWSLMLPLALTSTTGWIRRMGGKRWQKLHRLIYFSAAAGVVHFIWLVKADLRRPLTYGAILAALLAYRAVAWLMARAKSRTQTPVAVTGSA; this is translated from the coding sequence ATGAAGCCGCTTCCTGAAAAATTCGTGCGCGGGCTCAAGCTACTGGCGTTCGTCGCCTGCCTGGCACCGCTCGGTGTTCTCGCGTGGAAGGGGTTCCACCAGGACCTCGGCCCAAATCAGGTGGACGTAATCACTCGCTCCACCGGCAAATGGACGCTCACTTTTTTGCTGATCACGCTGAGCGTTACCCCGTTGCGCAAGCTCGCCCGGCTGGCGTGGCTGATCCGTTTTCGCCGCATGCTGGGGCTGTTTGCTTTTTTCTACGGCTGCCTGCACCTGACGACGTACATTTGGCTGGACAAATTCTTTGACGTGCACGCCATGCTGCACGATATCTACAAGCGCAGATTCATCACCGCCGGGATGACGGCGTGGTCGCTGATGCTGCCCCTGGCGCTGACCTCAACCACGGGCTGGATACGCCGCATGGGCGGCAAGCGCTGGCAGAAGCTGCACCGCTTGATCTACTTCAGCGCGGCCGCCGGCGTAGTGCATTTCATCTGGCTGGTAAAAGCCGATCTTCGCCGCCCGCTTACCTACGGAGCGATTCTGGCAGCGCTGCTGGCTTACCGCGCAGTCGCCTGGCTGATGGCGCGTGCCAAGTCGCGGACGCAGACTCCCGTCGCCGTGACCGGCAGCGCCTGA
- a CDS encoding MATE family efflux transporter codes for MLHVREIRQEFGPMLRLAAPMALTELGWLTMAFIDTVMVGRLPDSATAIGAVSLGSTLFYTIGIFGSGIMLGLDTLVAQAYGAGNLEECHHTLWNALYLAGMISPLVMGAALLCVPFFPYFGLAPALVAQTVPFLKALVWSTFPLALYFVFRRYLQAMGIVKPVVFTLISANLVNLAGNWALVYGHLGLPRMGVVGAGWATCASRAYMAAALAVAVVYYDRKRNSGFWLASRRLELRRLRLILHLGFPAALQLLMEIGAFMFATFLIGQLGPIQLAGHQIALNVASFTYMVPLGIGGAAAIRVGYAIGARDVAGAARAGWTALFLGVCFMSCAGLGLLLFSHPIARIYSPQIQVVNAGATLLLVAAVFQLFDGLQVVATGALRGAGNTRTPFLANLVGYWAIGLPLGGWLCFKMKLGALGMWIGLCLALVLIGSVLALVWQLTIKNMSAPDGPAAELDPSPEQ; via the coding sequence ATGCTGCACGTTCGCGAAATTCGCCAGGAGTTCGGTCCCATGCTGCGTCTGGCGGCGCCCATGGCGCTGACTGAACTGGGCTGGCTGACCATGGCGTTCATTGACACCGTGATGGTGGGGCGGCTGCCGGACAGCGCGACGGCCATCGGTGCGGTCAGCCTGGGCAGCACGCTGTTTTACACCATTGGCATCTTCGGCAGCGGCATCATGCTGGGCCTGGACACGCTGGTGGCCCAGGCTTACGGCGCAGGCAATCTGGAAGAATGCCATCACACCCTGTGGAACGCGCTCTACCTGGCGGGCATGATTTCCCCGCTGGTGATGGGCGCGGCGCTGCTGTGTGTGCCGTTTTTTCCTTATTTCGGACTGGCGCCGGCGCTGGTGGCGCAGACCGTCCCGTTCCTGAAAGCGCTGGTGTGGAGCACGTTTCCACTGGCGCTGTACTTTGTGTTTCGCCGCTATTTGCAGGCCATGGGAATCGTGAAGCCGGTGGTCTTCACGCTGATCTCGGCGAACCTGGTTAACCTGGCGGGAAACTGGGCGCTGGTCTACGGCCACTTGGGACTCCCGCGCATGGGCGTGGTGGGCGCAGGCTGGGCGACGTGCGCTTCGCGCGCGTACATGGCCGCGGCGCTGGCTGTGGCCGTGGTGTACTACGACCGCAAGCGCAACAGCGGATTCTGGCTGGCATCGCGACGGCTGGAGCTGAGACGGCTTCGCCTGATTCTGCACCTGGGATTCCCGGCGGCGCTGCAGCTCCTGATGGAGATTGGCGCATTCATGTTTGCCACCTTCCTGATCGGCCAACTCGGGCCGATACAGCTCGCCGGGCACCAGATCGCGCTGAATGTCGCCAGTTTCACCTACATGGTGCCTCTGGGGATCGGTGGCGCGGCCGCGATCCGCGTGGGATACGCCATTGGCGCGCGCGACGTTGCCGGCGCAGCCCGCGCAGGGTGGACTGCGTTGTTCTTGGGCGTTTGTTTTATGTCTTGCGCCGGCTTAGGGTTGCTGCTTTTTTCCCATCCGATTGCGCGAATTTATTCGCCGCAAATCCAGGTCGTGAACGCCGGCGCGACTCTGCTGCTGGTGGCGGCGGTGTTCCAGTTGTTCGATGGTCTGCAAGTGGTGGCCACGGGCGCTCTCCGCGGCGCCGGTAACACGCGCACGCCTTTTCTGGCGAACCTGGTGGGCTACTGGGCCATCGGGCTGCCGCTGGGCGGCTGGCTGTGTTTCAAGATGAAGCTGGGCGCATTGGGGATGTGGATCGGGCTGTGCCTGGCGTTGGTCCTGATTGGCAGCGTGCTGGCGTTGGTCTGGCAGTTGACCATCAAGAACATGTCTGCTCCTGACGGTCCTGCGGCGGAGCTGGATCCAAGTCCGGAGCAATAA
- the msrP gene encoding protein-methionine-sulfoxide reductase catalytic subunit MsrP, translating into MLIKKPNDIPSSEITPKSSYVNRRTFLTGAVAAAGAALAGGLYLRNSGASVDLPSTVQAAGAKLTGIVKSPFSTTEKPNSFKDITTYNNYYEFSTDKYEPNGLSANFRTRPWTVAIEGLVKKPKRMDIDAVLKLSALEERIYRHRCVEGWSMVIPWVGIPLSALIKQADPLPSAKFVAFETVTAPDQMPNQKRSVLQWPYVEGLRMDEALHPLTILAVGLYDEVLPNVDGAPLRLVVPWKYGFKGAKAIVKISFTDKMPPTTWNIMASDEYGFYSNVNPNKDHPRWSQKTERRIGGSLFAAKIPTQMFNGYGDQVAGLYSGMDLQKDY; encoded by the coding sequence ATGCTGATCAAGAAACCGAACGATATTCCTTCTTCTGAAATTACTCCTAAGTCTTCCTACGTCAATCGCCGGACGTTCCTTACCGGCGCGGTGGCCGCGGCTGGAGCGGCCCTGGCTGGAGGCCTCTATCTGCGCAACAGCGGCGCGTCAGTGGACCTTCCCTCAACCGTGCAAGCCGCCGGGGCAAAGCTAACGGGCATCGTCAAGAGTCCGTTCAGCACCACCGAGAAACCAAACTCCTTCAAGGACATCACCACCTACAACAACTACTACGAGTTCAGCACGGACAAGTACGAGCCCAACGGGTTGTCGGCGAACTTCCGCACGCGTCCCTGGACGGTGGCCATTGAGGGGCTGGTCAAAAAGCCCAAGCGCATGGACATTGACGCCGTTCTGAAGCTGTCAGCCCTGGAAGAACGCATTTATCGCCATCGCTGCGTGGAAGGCTGGTCCATGGTGATTCCCTGGGTGGGAATTCCCTTGAGCGCGTTGATCAAGCAGGCTGATCCGCTGCCCAGCGCCAAGTTTGTGGCGTTTGAGACGGTGACCGCGCCGGACCAGATGCCCAACCAGAAGCGCTCCGTGCTGCAATGGCCTTACGTGGAAGGCTTGCGCATGGATGAAGCCTTGCATCCGCTGACGATTCTTGCCGTCGGCTTGTACGACGAAGTCCTGCCCAACGTGGACGGCGCTCCGCTGCGTCTGGTGGTCCCCTGGAAGTACGGGTTCAAAGGCGCAAAGGCCATCGTGAAAATCAGTTTCACTGACAAGATGCCGCCCACCACCTGGAACATCATGGCGTCCGACGAGTACGGTTTCTATTCCAACGTGAACCCCAACAAGGACCATCCGCGCTGGAGCCAGAAAACGGAACGCCGCATTGGCGGAAGTCTGTTTGCCGCAAAAATTCCCACACAGATGTTCAACGGCTATGGCGACCAGGTGGCCGGCTTGTATTCGGGCATGGACCTGCAGAAGGATTACTAG
- a CDS encoding RNA-binding S4 domain-containing protein — translation MASVRMDKWLWAARFFKTRSLAGRACELGRVQSNGQPAKPAREVKIGDMLRVTNEGGEFHVEVLLLSEVRGPASVAQTLYRETEESRELRLKVAAERKATMQFETLPSGRPSKRDRRRIIQFRGRG, via the coding sequence ATGGCCTCCGTGCGCATGGACAAATGGCTTTGGGCAGCCCGGTTCTTCAAAACGCGGTCCCTGGCCGGACGCGCGTGCGAGCTGGGCAGGGTTCAATCCAACGGGCAGCCTGCCAAGCCGGCACGCGAAGTGAAGATCGGCGACATGCTGCGCGTAACCAACGAAGGCGGCGAGTTTCACGTGGAAGTCCTGCTGTTGAGCGAAGTGCGCGGCCCTGCGTCGGTGGCGCAAACCTTGTACCGCGAGACGGAAGAGAGCCGGGAGCTGCGTCTCAAAGTCGCGGCCGAACGCAAGGCGACGATGCAGTTTGAAACCTTGCCGTCAGGGAGACCATCGAAACGCGATCGCCGCAGGATCATCCAGTTCCGGGGTAGAGGGTGA
- a CDS encoding TonB family protein produces MDGVTMATQSTESGKQPRTRAAAGDDLAIIAQRAQAFTNASGVAIALAEGDSTDEIVCRARSGASAPDVGAALRVQGTFTGLCIQTGKELRCDDAETDTRVDMTAIRALGIRSMVVTPIREDNKVIGVLAVFAPSAHAFTITHVAVLKTMADQISAAVLRERRAREDGASAEPAPQYAPVAMAKPAVSVPAAPAPVLIKPAASANSAPAVRTPVPPAAKVEPIKVRPAASDSVSPVPFPKREERPEVRASFGTFDAVAGEEKQSGGSRMIVGAAVVLVIAAVSVFGVMKMRKPSQGATQQTPVVNPAPQGQPGDSAPLAGTSVPVIQPSAGNSTGNANTVAAVPSRSAADSVAVAAKKNDNGAAKPGDKPNAIDKTVAPDKTEKVAPKTVALASGPSHIAGATSGAQGSAEVSTTLSVGGNSSAGTLSALAQPASESRPTAVMAQSTLEPLVVVRSVPPVYPAIAKARSLTTTVVVEVKVGKDGKVSNPKLISGLPIFRDAAFDAVKQWVFKPAKLNGQPIEQTTQISLKFNP; encoded by the coding sequence ATGGACGGCGTCACCATGGCAACACAATCAACCGAATCAGGAAAGCAACCAAGGACGCGCGCGGCGGCAGGCGACGATCTGGCCATCATCGCCCAGCGTGCACAGGCATTTACCAACGCTTCCGGTGTGGCAATTGCCCTGGCTGAGGGCGACAGCACTGACGAAATCGTTTGCCGGGCGCGCAGCGGCGCCAGCGCCCCGGACGTGGGGGCAGCCCTGCGCGTGCAAGGCACCTTCACCGGACTGTGCATCCAGACCGGCAAAGAGCTGCGCTGCGATGACGCGGAGACTGACACTCGCGTGGACATGACCGCCATCCGCGCGCTGGGAATCCGCTCCATGGTGGTGACCCCGATCCGCGAAGACAACAAAGTGATTGGCGTGTTGGCCGTGTTTGCGCCTTCCGCCCACGCGTTCACCATTACCCACGTTGCGGTGTTGAAGACCATGGCGGACCAAATCTCCGCCGCGGTGCTGAGGGAGCGGCGCGCCAGGGAAGATGGGGCTTCCGCCGAACCAGCGCCACAATATGCGCCCGTGGCCATGGCCAAACCGGCGGTTTCCGTCCCGGCTGCTCCCGCGCCGGTGTTAATCAAACCGGCAGCTTCAGCGAACTCTGCCCCTGCGGTGCGTACGCCAGTTCCGCCGGCGGCAAAAGTCGAGCCCATCAAGGTCAGACCGGCGGCTTCCGATAGCGTGTCTCCCGTTCCGTTTCCGAAGCGGGAAGAGCGGCCGGAGGTGCGGGCGAGCTTTGGGACTTTCGACGCTGTCGCTGGCGAAGAGAAGCAGTCCGGTGGAAGCCGGATGATCGTTGGCGCCGCGGTGGTCCTGGTGATTGCGGCTGTTTCCGTCTTTGGCGTGATGAAAATGCGCAAGCCTTCGCAGGGCGCGACTCAGCAGACGCCGGTGGTCAACCCCGCGCCGCAAGGCCAGCCGGGTGACTCTGCGCCGCTCGCTGGAACCTCAGTTCCAGTCATCCAGCCCTCAGCCGGCAATTCAACCGGCAATGCAAATACAGTTGCCGCTGTTCCATCGCGTTCGGCTGCGGATTCCGTGGCAGTCGCGGCCAAGAAAAACGACAACGGCGCCGCTAAGCCCGGCGACAAACCGAATGCCATTGACAAGACGGTGGCCCCGGACAAGACGGAGAAAGTTGCCCCGAAGACCGTAGCGCTGGCCTCCGGTCCTTCACACATTGCGGGCGCAACCAGCGGCGCGCAGGGGAGCGCAGAGGTTTCGACTACGCTTTCCGTGGGCGGAAACTCCAGCGCAGGAACTCTGAGCGCGCTGGCCCAACCCGCCAGTGAATCGCGACCGACCGCGGTGATGGCGCAATCCACTCTTGAACCGCTGGTGGTGGTGAGAAGCGTGCCGCCGGTGTATCCGGCCATCGCCAAAGCGCGGAGCCTGACCACCACGGTGGTGGTGGAAGTGAAAGTGGGCAAGGACGGCAAAGTATCCAATCCCAAGCTGATCAGCGGCCTGCCCATTTTCCGGGATGCGGCCTTTGACGCGGTGAAACAGTGGGTCTTCAAACCGGCAAAGCTCAACGGCCAGCCCATTGAACAGACCACGCAAATCAGCTTGAAGTTCAATCCGTAA
- a CDS encoding TonB-dependent receptor — MKRLAMLCLLTLLCCCCLATIAAAQSASSATIVGTVVDPQGAVVPDAKVTATNTGTGTSRSVKTTSSGNYTIPNLAPGTYNVKVEAKSFKAGEVKDITLNVGDQRDLGFKLNIAGSAESVEVTTTAPLIETTKTDVSSSVTSMDMERLPTLGGAGGVVNDYAQLALTAPGVKADTSGLTTDLIAPGSINNRGNLYNVDGANITDQLVSGRDSTGASIDEVQEFQVITNNYNAEYGQASGLVMNVVTKSGTNQVHGEGHMYFRGRNLSASDPFYKDSLFANALPRSVPSSTQPHCPDGDFTGATLTSLEGCDRAPFHRKEYGFTVGGPFQKNKLFWFTSFEKSGQGVPLTLTPFASLGQPAVTVQSPNNNLLYSGKVEYKISQNHDFTARYAVDRFRTSNVIVQTGLNVTPDDLTSSTINNASLNLGLVSSLTPTLVNEARFVFYRFVTTTSDATDQPGVIHADGTQTGADFCCPQGGLQKRYQYIDNVTWTRGKHTWKTGFNISYYPWNSLFPQFHFGQFQNSNTNGPDTPESFTIAFGPGEVTSKDNIYGFYFQDTWKLGKKLTVNYGVRYDYEAGAFKGGKIPGPNGTCLMGNGLIPACSSDKNNWQPRLGFTYAVGDKTLIHAGFAETTMLAFNNVVLDSLNFDGTTLFTVTIPRTVVGPDPLAAQRAAIFAAFPGTPPAGALAAFAPANPTNFGRIRPISDHLRNPEVRMANFGIEHQFTKTFKGEIQYIGQWGFGLFGERDTNAPPVLPDPAHPGFFFYGDRPNPRFGAIRTNENSRTSHYNGLVVSANKMLSNHIQFNASYTWSHALASSEDFFGISEPGDFRNIGAEMGPAYNDVRHAVNMGVVLDSGKMFTNQFMGWVGNNLGLSWVGQLQSGRPYPLSTGDSSFANGSRFFGAGSETQQRPNVLSDGTISVAGIGSAFGSIGNIGPGGVAACIAGGNPAAFCNSLQNTFLAPASASPFGPVDALNPSDVVDFKLANGSLERNAGRGSAFVRFDSSVHKSFTMPRYENVKLELRFDAFNVFNHSNWASFNSNDVLTLLPLSLDPNCTNCQRTNGTFAGNSGQILKIQDLRSGKVSSDFTNPKFGLLGDPASVDGSIGPRKLQLSFHARF; from the coding sequence ATGAAGCGGTTGGCTATGCTTTGTCTTTTAACACTCCTGTGTTGCTGCTGTCTTGCGACGATTGCAGCCGCGCAGAGTGCTTCCAGCGCAACGATCGTTGGAACGGTCGTTGATCCCCAGGGCGCCGTGGTTCCCGATGCAAAAGTCACGGCTACCAATACAGGTACCGGGACATCCCGTTCCGTAAAGACCACTTCCAGCGGTAATTACACCATCCCCAATCTTGCCCCGGGGACCTACAACGTGAAAGTTGAGGCCAAGAGCTTCAAAGCCGGCGAAGTGAAAGACATCACACTGAATGTGGGAGACCAGCGAGACCTCGGTTTCAAGCTGAACATTGCCGGCTCCGCGGAAAGCGTGGAAGTGACCACGACCGCTCCCCTGATTGAGACCACCAAGACCGACGTATCCAGCTCCGTAACCAGCATGGATATGGAGCGGTTGCCAACGCTGGGCGGCGCCGGTGGGGTGGTGAATGATTATGCCCAGTTGGCATTGACCGCACCCGGCGTAAAGGCGGATACCAGCGGCCTGACCACGGACCTGATTGCTCCCGGCTCGATTAATAACCGCGGCAATCTTTACAACGTTGACGGCGCCAACATCACGGACCAGTTGGTTTCCGGACGTGACAGCACCGGCGCATCCATTGATGAAGTCCAGGAATTCCAGGTCATCACCAACAATTACAACGCCGAGTACGGGCAAGCCAGCGGCCTGGTCATGAACGTGGTCACCAAGTCAGGCACGAACCAGGTGCACGGTGAAGGCCATATGTACTTCCGCGGACGCAATTTGTCGGCTTCTGATCCGTTTTACAAAGATAGCTTGTTTGCAAATGCGCTTCCTCGATCGGTCCCCTCAAGCACTCAGCCACACTGCCCAGACGGGGATTTTACCGGCGCGACCCTGACCAGCCTGGAAGGTTGCGACCGCGCTCCCTTCCATCGCAAGGAATACGGTTTCACGGTTGGTGGTCCTTTCCAGAAGAACAAGCTGTTCTGGTTCACCAGCTTTGAAAAGAGCGGCCAGGGCGTTCCCCTGACGCTGACCCCGTTTGCCTCCCTGGGCCAGCCCGCCGTGACCGTACAGTCGCCCAATAACAACCTGCTCTATTCCGGCAAAGTTGAATACAAAATCTCACAAAACCATGACTTCACGGCGCGCTACGCCGTAGACCGCTTCCGGACCAGCAACGTCATCGTGCAGACCGGACTCAACGTCACTCCCGATGACCTCACCAGCAGCACGATCAACAACGCCAGCCTCAACCTGGGCCTGGTTTCTTCCTTGACGCCAACCCTGGTGAACGAAGCACGGTTCGTGTTCTACCGTTTTGTGACGACCACCTCGGACGCCACCGACCAGCCGGGAGTCATACACGCGGACGGCACGCAAACAGGCGCCGACTTCTGTTGCCCCCAGGGCGGATTGCAGAAGCGGTATCAATACATTGACAACGTCACTTGGACCCGCGGCAAGCACACCTGGAAGACCGGGTTCAACATCAGCTACTACCCCTGGAACTCGCTCTTTCCGCAATTCCACTTCGGGCAGTTCCAGAACAGCAACACCAACGGTCCCGACACGCCTGAAAGCTTTACCATCGCTTTTGGTCCGGGCGAGGTCACGTCCAAGGACAATATTTATGGCTTCTATTTTCAGGATACCTGGAAGCTCGGCAAGAAGCTGACCGTGAACTACGGCGTGCGTTACGACTACGAAGCAGGCGCGTTCAAGGGCGGAAAAATCCCCGGCCCCAACGGCACCTGCCTGATGGGCAACGGTCTGATCCCTGCCTGCAGTTCTGATAAGAACAACTGGCAACCCCGCCTGGGCTTCACCTATGCTGTTGGGGACAAGACCTTGATCCACGCAGGGTTCGCCGAGACTACCATGCTGGCTTTTAACAACGTGGTCCTCGACTCGCTCAACTTTGACGGCACTACGCTGTTTACGGTGACCATTCCCAGGACCGTTGTGGGGCCGGATCCATTGGCGGCACAAAGGGCAGCAATCTTTGCAGCTTTCCCCGGCACACCACCGGCCGGAGCGTTGGCCGCCTTTGCTCCTGCCAACCCCACAAACTTTGGGCGCATCCGTCCCATTTCTGACCATCTGCGGAATCCAGAAGTCCGCATGGCCAACTTTGGCATCGAGCACCAGTTCACCAAAACCTTTAAGGGCGAAATCCAGTACATCGGTCAATGGGGTTTCGGCCTATTCGGCGAGCGCGATACCAATGCTCCTCCGGTCCTTCCTGATCCTGCACACCCGGGATTCTTCTTCTATGGTGATCGGCCGAACCCCCGGTTCGGAGCTATCCGCACCAACGAGAACTCCCGCACCTCGCATTACAACGGCCTGGTGGTCAGCGCCAACAAGATGCTGTCCAACCATATTCAGTTCAACGCCAGCTACACTTGGTCCCACGCCCTCGCTTCTTCAGAGGACTTCTTTGGCATCTCTGAGCCCGGCGATTTCCGCAATATCGGCGCGGAGATGGGGCCGGCCTATAACGACGTTCGCCACGCCGTGAATATGGGAGTGGTGCTGGATTCCGGCAAGATGTTCACCAATCAGTTCATGGGATGGGTGGGCAACAACCTGGGTCTGAGCTGGGTTGGCCAGCTCCAGTCCGGGCGGCCTTATCCGCTATCCACCGGCGACTCGTCCTTCGCCAACGGCAGCCGTTTCTTCGGCGCCGGTAGCGAAACCCAACAACGGCCTAACGTGCTGTCTGACGGCACCATCTCAGTGGCCGGCATCGGTTCCGCTTTCGGCAGCATCGGGAACATTGGTCCTGGTGGAGTTGCAGCCTGCATCGCCGGCGGCAATCCAGCAGCGTTCTGCAATTCACTGCAGAACACGTTCCTGGCGCCGGCCTCAGCCTCGCCATTTGGTCCCGTGGATGCTCTCAACCCGTCTGATGTTGTTGACTTCAAGCTGGCCAACGGCAGCCTGGAACGGAATGCAGGACGGGGATCGGCCTTCGTCAGGTTTGACTCCTCGGTACACAAATCATTCACCATGCCCAGGTACGAAAACGTGAAGCTGGAGTTGCGGTTTGACGCCTTCAACGTTTTCAACCATAGCAACTGGGCGTCCTTCAACAGCAATGACGTGCTCACGCTCCTGCCGTTATCGCTCGATCCGAATTGCACCAACTGCCAGCGAACCAATGGCACCTTCGCCGGCAACAGCGGCCAGATCCTGAAGATCCAGGACCTGCGGAGCGGCAAAGTCAGTTCGGACTTTACTAATCCGAAGTTCGGGCTGCTCGGCGATCCGGCGTCGGTGGATGGCAGCATCGGTCCGAGGAAACTGCAACTCTCATTCCACGCGCGCTTCTAA
- a CDS encoding BrxA/BrxB family bacilliredoxin: protein MYPEMMIAPMRQELTSAGIAETRTAAEVEDAVKQKGTLMVVVNSVCGCAAGRMRPGVRAAVRQSVRPERMITVFAGQDKEATDAARSHFTGYPPTSPSIGILRDGQLVYMMQRSDIETASPEMIATALARAFEKYCGETVSK from the coding sequence ATGTATCCGGAAATGATGATTGCGCCCATGCGCCAGGAACTCACCTCAGCCGGCATTGCCGAAACGCGCACCGCCGCGGAAGTGGAAGATGCGGTGAAGCAGAAAGGCACGCTGATGGTGGTGGTGAACTCGGTGTGCGGGTGCGCCGCGGGCAGGATGCGTCCTGGAGTGCGGGCCGCGGTGCGGCAGAGCGTGCGCCCGGAGCGCATGATCACCGTTTTCGCCGGACAGGACAAAGAAGCCACCGACGCCGCGCGCAGCCACTTTACCGGATATCCGCCCACTTCGCCCTCCATCGGCATTCTGCGCGACGGCCAACTGGTGTACATGATGCAGCGCAGTGACATCGAAACCGCCAGCCCGGAAATGATCGCCACCGCCCTGGCGCGGGCGTTTGAAAAGTACTGCGGCGAAACCGTCAGCAAATAG
- a CDS encoding UDP-N-acetylmuramate dehydrogenase: MTIQENISLAPLTTFQVGGPARYFLEARSEAEVRDAVSLAAERRWPLFVLGGGSNLLVADEGWPGLVLKIALPGVEFESEGGNTLFYAGSGENWDDLVARTVNQKCAGLECLSGIPGTAGGTPVQNVGAYGQEVSQTITRVRVLEISTGQVSELSNAACGFAYRTSIFNTSQRGKYIVLEVGYRLRQGGKPHVEYADLKTFFADKPGGQSPTLQQVRDAVRSIRQSKAMLLVRGDEDCRSAGSFFKNPLVSQAEAKRVEALALQRVPDAKLPRYPQEDGLVKLSAAWLVEHAGFHKGYTRGPVGISRKHALAIVNRGGALARDILALKEEIQKKVFDVWGVRLQPEPVFVGFPTE; encoded by the coding sequence TTGACTATCCAGGAAAACATTTCACTGGCGCCGCTGACCACGTTTCAAGTGGGCGGACCTGCGCGCTACTTCCTTGAAGCACGCTCGGAAGCCGAGGTGCGCGACGCCGTCAGCCTGGCCGCGGAGCGCCGCTGGCCGCTGTTCGTCCTGGGCGGCGGCAGCAACCTGCTGGTCGCCGACGAGGGCTGGCCCGGCCTCGTCCTCAAGATCGCCTTGCCCGGCGTGGAGTTTGAAAGCGAAGGCGGCAACACGCTGTTCTACGCTGGCTCCGGCGAGAATTGGGACGACCTTGTCGCCCGCACCGTCAACCAGAAGTGCGCTGGTCTGGAATGCCTGAGCGGGATTCCCGGCACCGCGGGTGGCACGCCGGTGCAGAACGTCGGAGCTTACGGACAGGAAGTCTCGCAGACCATCACCCGCGTGCGCGTGCTGGAAATTTCTACCGGCCAGGTGAGCGAACTTAGCAACGCCGCGTGCGGCTTTGCTTACCGCACCAGCATCTTCAACACCAGCCAGCGCGGCAAATATATTGTGCTGGAAGTCGGCTACCGGTTGCGGCAGGGCGGCAAGCCGCACGTCGAATATGCCGATTTGAAAACTTTCTTTGCGGACAAACCCGGCGGCCAGTCACCCACGCTGCAGCAGGTGCGCGACGCCGTCCGTAGCATCCGCCAGAGCAAAGCCATGCTGCTTGTCCGCGGCGACGAAGACTGCCGCAGCGCCGGGTCGTTCTTCAAGAACCCGCTGGTCAGCCAAGCAGAAGCGAAGCGCGTGGAGGCCCTCGCGCTGCAACGCGTGCCGGACGCCAAGCTGCCGCGTTATCCTCAAGAGGACGGGCTGGTCAAGCTCTCGGCGGCCTGGCTCGTCGAGCACGCAGGTTTTCACAAAGGCTACACGCGCGGGCCGGTGGGCATCTCGCGCAAACATGCTTTGGCCATTGTGAATCGCGGCGGGGCTTTGGCACGAGATATTCTTGCGCTTAAAGAGGAAATCCAGAAGAAAGTCTTCGACGTTTGGGGAGTGCGACTGCAGCCTGAGCCGGTCTTTGTGGGATTTCCGACGGAATGA